In Aspergillus luchuensis IFO 4308 DNA, chromosome 1, nearly complete sequence, the following are encoded in one genomic region:
- a CDS encoding PX domain-containing protein (BUSCO:EOG09260DUR;~COG:U;~EggNog:ENOG410Q8MH;~InterPro:IPR024554,IPR024555,IPR001683,IPR036871;~PFAM:PF12825,PF12828,PF00787;~go_function: GO:0035091 - phosphatidylinositol binding [Evidence IEA]) — translation MTSADLSSVPNGVQSGAAAASPAASNPAPGQILTGKQEHYLKRELIARQVQSEISELNSPTALRRFGAPFKSEFGEVAPVDSELPILRYIFVHHVRNFPFLDQAREKEFWQDKLQVFLESFATKHVSSSEDRLEETKRRKLARKCEKLVELMMVSGIPTASGYEERIQFSEMEVVDRGANEKGLLVNMPEGHAIHGWDVNVAAVRVTSVRRTVRYHQHAEFILRVRRDGKPDLFVARRYGDFAKFHKRLRTEFPGKPLPPLPRKNKSSTTTSWFGSADDEASSVSSVSTVGVAVVDDGTSSRNLAPGNHHQRSLSRSSRRSVRSPRASSDGSRETVLYREEQRVSLRAFLRTLLQNKRIAETKAMEEFLTADPIILNEEEVLDMQKRKDVDAVRIEEQKRFYEIARARAAELDVYMENFRRDIVESNGLTKLFAEIKEKPTVQDLSPKYQKFAEWLRIEVAATLYHLFLAEDNSPELFAQAKRIHSLVPYTLLKNVIRIANPAAVMAGVLDLFLAQPFGSRSLLQRIFSMTLNDGIKAFQKSIDALAAKVDDPILCQKLKAFTDADEEVKNEIRAEAAAEDVDIIVAILRSEYLQPELAPEQFGKVFNGYVAWNQAVDNVEVEMREGAHWFANLKQLLKLYTRQRDKAMMLSIVEEPTTLQLFRDLFTIFYEPLVRVYKSANVYSSITDFAHFADDAIAVIEKCQRQDVSADPNQTVQAFIDLCERHQSSFYKFVHEVHLHDNGLFSSLMAWIEEILEFLRKGPRGGALDMNALLRGATDFVQIDKDKALEEINALIKWHEDRKRWHLNKTRQKMAAEGTAHDGYLGNASFRGSDFGLDEADLEDLAISDAESEASEDLDDEEDLDPISAERRRRVKQQDQLRRTAGEPVKPDISEILKLSESFGVMLRQVLAE, via the exons ATGACTTCTGCGGACCTCTCCTCCGTTCCCAACGGAGTCCAGTcgggcgctgctgctgcttccccAGCCGCTTCCAACCCCGCGCCCGGTCAGATCCTCACCGGAAAACAAGAACATT ATCTCAAGCGCGAACTCATCGCCCGCCAAGTTCAGAGCGAAATTTCCGAACTGAATTCGCCAACCGCTCTCCGACGCTTCGGTGCCCCTTTCAAATCCGAATTCGGCGAAGTCGCGCCCGTCGACTCGGAGCTTCCCATCCTACGATACATCTTCGTCCACCATGTGCGcaatttccccttcctcgaTCAAGCTCGCGAGAAGGAGTTCTGGCAGGATAAGTTACAAGTG TTCCTCGAATCGTTCGCGACGAAGCATGTATCCTCCTCCGAAGATCGTCTGGAAGAGACCAAGCGTCGGAAGTTAGCCCGGAAGTGCGAGAAACTGGTCGAGCTGATGATGGTCTCGGGTATCCCCACGGCATCGGGCTACGAGGAGCGGATCCAATTctcggagatggaggtggtagACCGAGGGGCTAACGAAAAGGGGCTGTTGGTCAATATGCCGGAGGGTCATGCCATCCATGGCTGGGACGTCAACGTGGCTGCCGTACGCGTTACCTCGGTCAGGAGGACGGTGCGATACCACCAGCATGCA GAGTTTATCCTTCGAGTGCGCCGCGACGGAAAGCCCGATCTCTTCGTGGCTCGACGATATGGCGATTTCGCCAAGTTTCACAAGCGACTACGCACGGAATTTCCAGGCAAACCACTCCCACCCCTTCCCCGCAAGAACAAATCCTCCACGACAACGAGCTGGTTCGGATCGGCAGACGATGAAGCATCCTCAGTGTCGTCGGTTTCAACAGTGGGTGTCGCTGTGGTTGATGACGGCACATCCTCCCGTAACTTGGCCCCCGGAAACCACCATCAGCGGTCGTTGTCGCGGTCATCCAGGCGTTCCGTAAGATCTCCCCGAGCTTCCAGCGACGGGTCGAGGGAGACGGTACTTTACCGCGAAGAGCAGAGAGTTTCTCTTCGGGCGTTCCTTCGGACCTTGCTGCAAAACAAGCGTATAGCTGAGACAAAGGCCATGGAAGAGTTCCTCACAGCGGACCCCATCATTTtgaatgaggaggaggtgctgGACATGCAGAAGCGCAAAGATGTCGATGCGGTGCGCATagaggagcagaagcggTTCTACGAGATCGCCAGGGCGCGTGCAGCCGAATTGGACGTCTACATGGAGAACTTCCGCCGCGACATTGTGGAGAGCA ACGGTTTGACCAAACTGTTCGCTGAAATCAAGGAAAAGCCCACGGTGCAGGATCTGAGTCCCAAGTATCAGAAATTTGCGGAGTGGCTCCGGATAGA GGTTGCTGCAACACTTTACCACCTTTTCCTGGCCGAGGATAATTCCCCTGAATTGTTCGCGCAAGCTAAGCGAATTCATTCGCTTGTCCCGTACACTTTGTTGAAGAATGTTATTCGTATTGCCAACCCCGCGGCCGTCATGGCAGGAGTGCTGGACCTGTTCTTGGCCCAACCCTTCGGCTCTCGATCCCTGCTCCAGcggatcttctccatgacCCTCAACGATGGCATCAAGGCCTTCCAGAAATCGATCGATGCGTTGGCTGCCAAGGTCGACGATCCCATTCTTTGCCAAAAGTTGAAAGCCTTCACCGATGCCGACGAAGAGGTCAAGAACGAGATTCGTGCCGAAGCTGCCGCCGAGGATGTTGACATTATCGTGGCCATCCTCCGTAGCGAGTATCTGCAACCAGAGCTGGCTCCAGAGCAATTCGGCAAGGTGTTCAATGGATACGTAGCATGGAACCAAGCCGTGGACAatgttgaggtggagatgcGCGAGGGGGCGCATTGGTTTGCGAACTTGAAGCAGCTTTTGAAGCTGTACACTCGTCAAAGAGACAAGGCTATGATGTTGAGCATCGTAGAAGAGCCAACTACTCTTCAGCTGTTCCGCGACctcttcaccatcttctACGAACCCCTGGTGCGCGTCTACAAGTCTGCCAACGTCTATAGCAGCATCACCGATTTTGCACATTTCGCCGACGATGCGATTGCGGTGATTGAGAAGTGTCAGCGGCAAGATGTGTCGGCAGATCCGAACCAGACCGTACAAGCCTTTATCGACCTGTGCGAGCGCCATCAAAGTAGCTTCTACAAATTCGTTCACGAAGTTCACCTGCACGACAATGGCCTGTTCAGTTCTCTCATGGCGTGGATCGAGGAGATTCTCGAATTCCTGCGCAAGGGGCCGCGTGGAGGTGCGCTCGATATGAACGCCTTGCTTCGGGGAGCCACGGATTTCGTGCAGATtgacaaggacaaggcccTGGAAGAGATCAATGCCCTGATCAAGTGGCATGAAGACCGAAAGCGGTGGCACTTGAACAAGACGCGGCAGAAGATGGCCGCTGAGGGCACGGCACATGACGGATACTTGGGTAACGCGTCATTCCGAGGCAGCGACTTTGGCCTCGACGAG GCCGACCTGGAAGACCTTGCCATCTCGGACGCCGAGTCGGAAGCATCCGAAGATctggacgacgaagaggaccTAGACCCGATCTCGGCGGAGCGCAGGCGGCGGGTCAAGCAGCAGGACCAACTTCGGCGTACGGCAGGCGAGCCGGTCAAGCCGGACATCAGCGAAATTCTCAAGTTGTCCGAGTCATTTGGCGTTATGTTGCGACAGGTACTTGCGGAATAA
- a CDS encoding uncharacterized protein (COG:S;~EggNog:ENOG410PS0G;~InterPro:IPR010666;~PFAM:PF06839;~go_function: GO:0008270 - zinc ion binding [Evidence IEA]), with protein MSPCGRPTVSMATTSPSLDLSLHLYSRICRSASQHDLVTLKPILNYLYYSIMLSPMKAYGNSPSPHSPRTAVPLRGLFLDGVWRCNCPERPPAVKFQTKNHGVNHGRWFYVCQKPQEKRCRFFLWANDAEVREKHAVLTNSRTEPAADSFSSTTTTATISTPETPSKKPRLSEAGLLTPQTDRTVRFGGMDLDNSGARGKGGRLSATMPPQSAKARMMAEDFDEFEWEDSDDAVVESILSSQGQRQQQAAAAAAPMRQPNLGPPKTPSRDAVGASAPGKRKFDNISDMDAQDGSKTEALTPTSLARSFTDRAVSFSSSVPPSSLEVSKTPTPVRFGTSPATGGEKASSELAAQAVEILDRNKVVMSEKAKGELMDLLQKHDLKVKGIVRGRDISRIALKKKDDQIKALNERVAMLERR; from the exons ATGTCTCCGTGTGGGAGACCCACAGTTTCCATGGCGACAACCAGTCCATCCCTCGATCTATCCCTCCATCTTTATTCTCGAATCTGCAGAAGTGCCTCTCAGCATGATCTAGTAACTCTTAAGCCTATCCttaattatctttactacTCGATCATGCTCTCTCCCATGAAAGCCTATGGCAACAGTCCATCGCCTCATTCGCCTCGCACAGCGGTTCCTCTGCGGGGTCTCTTCCTCGATGGCGTTTGGCGCTGCAACTGTCCAGAGCGTCCTCCAGCCGTGAAATTCCAAACCAAGAACCACGGTGTGAACCATGGACGATGGT TCTACGTCTGCCAAAAGCCCCAAGAGAAACGCTGTCGCTTCTTTCTCTGGGCCAACGACGCCGAAGTCCGCGAGAAGCACGCCGTTCTGACGAACTCTCGCACTGAACCTGCCGCGgattccttctcctctactaccaccactgccacaaTTTCTACCCCCGAGACACCCTCCAAGAAACCACGACTATCCGAAGCGGGTCTTCTGACCCCGCAAACTGATCGTACGGTAAGATTCGGAGGTATGGACTTGGACAATAGTGGAGccagagggaaaggaggacgCTTGAGTGCAACTATGCCCCCGCAAAGCGCCAAAGCGCGCATGATGGCTGAAGACTTTGATGAGTTTGAATGGGAGGATTCAGAtgatgcggtggtggagagtaTACTTAGTTCTCAGGGACAGAGGCAGCaacaggctgctgctgctgctgcgccaaTGCGACAGCCAAATCTTGGACCTCCCAAGACGCCGTCCCGAGACGCAGTTGGGGCTTCTGCgccggggaagaggaagttcGATAATATATCGGATATGGATGCGCAGGATGGCTCGAAGACGGAGGCCTTGACGCCGACTTCGTTGGCTAGATCGTTTACGGATCGGGCCGTGTCGTTCTCGTCTTCTGTGCCGCCGTCGTCGTTGGAGGTTTCGAAGACGCCTACGCCGGTGAGGTTTGGGACTAGTCCTGCTACGGGCGGAGAGAAGGCTTCGTCTGAGCTGGCTGCACAAGCTGTTGAGATCCTGGATAGGAATAAGGTGGTGATGTCAGAGAAAGCGAAGGGTGAGTTGATGGATCTCTTGCAAAAGCATGACTTGAAGGTGAAGGGGATTGTCCGGGGACGGGACATTTCCAGGATtgcgttgaagaagaaggacgatCAGATCAAAGCATTGAATGAGCGAGTAGCAATGCTGGAAAGGAGGTGA
- the trm5 gene encoding tRNA (guanine) methyltransferase (BUSCO:EOG09262I0R;~COG:A;~EggNog:ENOG410PI9Q;~InterPro:IPR030382,IPR025792,IPR029063;~PFAM:PF02475;~go_function: GO:0009019 - tRNA (guanine-N1-)-methyltransferase activity [Evidence IEA];~go_process: GO:0030488 - tRNA methylation [Evidence IEA]), whose protein sequence is MSMEIDSEPTQPLRSDLPAMFRPPVNRAMRVLDRSFFKKTVPISAAAIFKTSDISNVRKELTKSRDMLVLPRLGSIREIKINDLVHKCLLLREDIKHDDTATWSPTISELVKKGMVGVKPYDLTLDYDYWTYADIMSCILPDDMLDEIPQGFTQVGHVSHLNLREQYLPYKHLLAQVLLDKNPNISTVIRKTEDVGSHSEFRTFPFELLAGENNLNVVQHEQHCEFRFDYSRVYWNSRLETEHRRLVDKFRPGEMVCDVMAGVGPFAVPAGRKKIFVWANDLNPHGYEVMLDAVKRNKADKFVTPFNKDGREFIRWSAQALLDSPHTVTIEPKVRRSKKAAAEEKGEALPAPEVFHRPNVFHHYVMNLPGNAIEFLDAFVGVYAGKESLFAPHTSQPLPKVHVYCFSGHSADEHDDHVDICQRISERIGHTITTEDRVGGSGNQEIDLAIHNVRLVSPNKQMFCASFRLPKEVAFRQI, encoded by the exons ATGTCCATGGAAATCGACTCCGAACCCACCCAACCGCTCCGCAGCGACCTCCCCGCCATGTTCCGTCCTCCAGTGAACCGGGCCATGAGAGTCCTGGACCGGtccttcttcaagaagaCGGTACCGATCTCTGCGGCAGCGATTTTCAAGACATCGGATATCTCCAATGTGCGGAAGGAGTTGACCAAGAGCCGGGATATGCTTGTGCTGCCGAGATTGGGCTCTATAAGGGAGATTAAGATCAATGATTTGGTGCATAAGTGTCTTTTGTTGAGGGAGGATATTAAGCATGATG ATACTGCGACATGGTCGCCGACGATTAGTGAGCTTGTGAAAAAGGGAATGGTTGGCGTTAAGCCTTATGATTTGACGTTGGATTACGATTACTGGACTTATG CGGATATCATGTCCTGCATTCTGCCCGACGACATGCTCGATGAGATCCCTCAGGGATTCACGCAAGTCGGCCATGTTT CGCACCTCAACCTTCGCGAGCAATACCTGCCGTACAAGCACCTACTTGCCCAAGTCCTGCTGGACAAGAACCCCAACATCAGCACCGTCATCCGCAAGACCGAGGATGTGGGCTCCCACAGCGAATTCCGCACGTTCCCCTTTGAGCTGCTGGCGGGTGAGAACAACCTGAACGTTGTCCAACACGAGCAACACTGCGAGTTCCGCTTCGACTACTCTCGCGTGTACTGGAACAGCCGTCTCGAGACGGAGCACCGTCGTCTCGTGGACAAGTTCCGCCCCGGAGAGATGGTCTGCGATGTGATGGCGGGCGTCGGGCCCTTCGCAGTGCCCGCAGGTCGCAAGAAGATCTTCGTGTGGGCCAACGATCTCAACCCCCACGGATACGAGGTGATGCTGGACGCCGTCAAGCGCAACAAGGCCGACAAGTTCGTCACCCCCTTCAACAAGGACGGTCGCGAGTTCATCCGCTGGTCTGCCCAGGCCCTCCTGGATTCTCCCCACACCGTGACCATCGAGCCCAAAGTGCGCAGAAGCAAGAAGGCCGCcgcagaggagaagggagaggcgCTCCCCGCCCCGGAGGTGTTCCATCGCCCTAACGTCTTCCATCACTACGTGATGAACCTCCCAGGTAACGCCATTGAGTTCCTCGACGCCTTTGTCGGCGTCTACGCAGGCAAGGAGTCGCTCTTTGCCCCGCACACGTCTCAGCCACTGCCTAAAGTCCATGTGTACTGCTTCTCGGGCCACTCTGCGGACGAACACGACGACCACGTCGATATCTGCCAGCGCATCTCGGAGCGCATCGGACACACCATTACCACGGAGGACCGcgtcggcggcagcggcaaccAGGAGATCGATTTGGCCATCCACAATGTCAGATTGGTCAGCCCTAACAAGCAGATGTTCTGCGCCAGCTTCCGTCTGCCGAAGGAGGTTGCATTCCGCCAGATCTAA
- the RPB4 gene encoding DNA-directed RNA polymerase II subunit RPB4 (BUSCO:EOG09264ZI5;~COG:K;~EggNog:ENOG410PP7T;~InterPro:IPR006590,IPR010997,IPR038324,IPR005574;~PFAM:PF03874;~go_component: GO:0030880 - RNA polymerase complex [Evidence IEA];~go_function: GO:0000166 - nucleotide binding [Evidence IEA];~go_process: GO:0006352 - DNA-templated transcription, initiation [Evidence IEA];~go_process: GO:0044237 - cellular metabolic process [Evidence IEA]), with protein MSVQLPPATHRKRTLPQGELEAASTLKLGADQNTHTLSLSEARLVINKVLENKRRGGKKYEEPENLTKTLDYLEVFARFKDEENIKAVERLLNSHTELEMFERSQLGSLCCDNAEEAKSLIPSLQHKISDGDLQELLDELTKLRNFTE; from the exons ATGAGCGTCCAACTCCCCCCCGCCACGCACCGCAAGCGCACCCTCCCACAAGGCGAACTCGAAGCCGCGTCGACGCTGAAGCTCGGCGCGGACCAGAACACGCATACGCTATCGCTGTCCGAAGCAAGATTGGTTATTAATAAGGTGTTGGAGAATAAGcggaggggtgggaagaagtATGAGGAGCCGGA GAACCTTACGAAAACGCTCGATTACTTGGAGGTATTTGCGCGGttcaaggatgaagagaataTCAAGGCTGTCGAGCGGTTGTTGAATTCGCATACGGAGTTGGAGATGTTTGAGCGGTCGCAGCTTG GAAGTCTGTGCTGCGATAACGCCGAGGAAGCCAAATCGCTCATTCCCAGTCTGCAGCATAAGATCTCGGATGGCGATTTGCAGGAGCTGTTGGATGAGTTGACCAAGTTGCGCAATTTCACAGAGTAG
- the DAL81 gene encoding putative C6 transcription factor (OTam) (COG:K;~EggNog:ENOG410PGMJ;~InterPro:IPR036864,IPR007219,IPR001138;~PFAM:PF04082;~go_function: GO:0000981 - DNA-binding transcription factor activity, RNA polymerase II-specific [Evidence IEA];~go_function: GO:0003677 - DNA binding [Evidence IEA];~go_function: GO:0008270 - zinc ion binding [Evidence IEA];~go_process: GO:0006351 - transcription, DNA-templated [Evidence IEA];~go_process: GO:0006355 - regulation of transcription, DNA-templated [Evidence IEA]), which translates to MAAVITLQSSSTTGPTAPSAAAFQQSPASDHHHHQLLRPRVQQQSQPQPSHAPQPGSISTPQSPASSIGTLPRVTAAGRDAPSCDACVRRKSRCAINEMINKCYSCDFHRQDCTFTLSVTSRPGTADVTSKKRKLDDADAEEVESPKRQSTTLPPASNNPDSSSRPTLNNHHILTPAFWFQSTQHIGLTTELEPALLEFLPLDQNNEGCVASSRVRKFGDDGTFMRVVNTRSHADSPQTATLDAIESLVAPYGSTLVEKFFEHVHPSFPILMEDSFRQSYRARTGLTPLLLSAVYVLALKFVDVGSASQSVRRPDAGRLESTALKLLTESLPYASMSTVQAGLLLMQRSNLATAALNAQLVTAGFELGLHQDCSNWRMETWEKGLRKRLAWALYMQDKWSALVHGRPSHIVSSNWMVQDLVEQDFTDAFSGTSAHDDAPVGHGPLSFCHMVALTTILSDILDRFYTLQAIEEFRTAGNNRTRMILERAKPAQIRLKEWFGRLPTQLKMDSGGDIFETVNEDNSRNGALHLAYFATEITLHRCIVRSLSQDTADAYLSHICRSAAKTRLISAMDFVNRLRPMHLRSFWPAAARTNFALIGSFGVLLRVTAPTKEESEFYRLRLCEYRWTLSVSKKDAEFLEFALESLDSATNLDHYVPEKPGIDELMTSAAKPTINASRSGANAQLEDSMVELEQTGESGRGGTSSVISGLASPATSISDDSVQDASIPPL; encoded by the exons ATGGCTGCCGTTATCACTCTCCAGTCGTCCTCGACGACGGGGCCAACTGCcccttctgcagctgccttTCAACAGTCGCCTGCttctgaccaccaccaccaccaactcctTCGACCCCGGGTCCAGCAGCAATCCCAACCCCAGCCATCACACGCCCCCCAACCCGGTTCCATATCCACGCCACAGTCGCCAGCATCATCCATTGGCACCCTTCCCCGTGTGACTGCAGCAGGCCGGGATGCGCCCAGTTGCGACGCCTGTGTGCGCAGAAAGAGCCGGTGTGCTATTAACGAAATGATCAATAAATGCTATTCGTGCGACTTCCACCGCCAGGACTGCACCTTCACCTTGTCCGTGACGAGTCGCCCCGGCACAGCGGATGTCACGTCGAAAAAACGTAAATTGGACGACGCCGATGCCGAAGAAGTGGAATCCCCCAAGAG GCAATCTACTACTCTTCCCCCAGCCTCCAACAACCCAGACAGCTCCTCCCGCCCTACATtgaacaaccaccacatcctcacGCCGGCCTTCTGGTTCCAATCCACACAGCATATCGGCCTCACCACGGAACTCGAGCCCGCCCTCCTCGAGTTCTTACCCTTGGACCAGAACAACGAAGGGTGTGTGGCCTCGTCTCGCGTGCGCAAGTTCGGTGACGACGGCACCTTCATGAGGGTGGTCAACACCCGTTCTCACGCGGACTCCCCGCAAACCGCTACGCTCGATGCCATTGAAAGCCTGGTCGCCCCTTATGGCTCCACCTTGGTGGAGAAGTTCTTCGAGCATGTCCATCCTAGCTTTCCCATCCTCATGGAGGATAGCTTCCGTCAGTCCTACCGGGCACGGACCGGCCTGACGCCGTTGCTATTGTCCGCCGTCTATGTGTTGGCGTTGAAGTTCGTTGATGTCGGCTCGGCCTCGCAGTCCGTTCGACGGCCGGATGCCGGCCGGCTGGAGAGCACGGCCCTCAAGCTGCTGACCGAGTCCCTGCCCTATGCGTCTATGTCGACGGTGCAAGCCGGCCTGCTGCTCATGCAGCGGTCCAACCTCGCCACAGCGGCCTTGAATGCACAATTGGTGACCGCCGGGTTCGAGCTGGGTCTGCACCAGGACTGCTCTAATTGGCGGATGGAAACGTGGGAGAAGGGTCTCCGGAAACGCTTGGCATGGGCACTATATATGCAGGACAAATGGTCCGCTTTGGTGCATGGCCGTCCGTCTCATATCGTGTCGTCCAATTGGATGGTTCAGGACCTGGTGGAACAGGATTTCACCGATGCCTTCTCGGGCACATCCGCCCACGATGATGCCCCCGTCGGCCATGGTCCGTTGTCCTTCTGCCACATGGTGGCCTTGACGACGATATTGTCCGATATTCTGGATCGTTTCTATACTCTTCAAGCGATTGAGGAATTCCGGACGGCCGGGAACAACCGTACCCGGATGATCCTGGAGCGCGCCAAGCCGGCTCAGATCCGGCTGAAGGAGTGGTTTGGTCGCCTACCCACCCAGCTGAAGATGGACTCGGGCGGTGATATCTTCGAGACGGTCAATGAGGACAATTCCCGCAACGGTGCTTTGCATCTGGCCTATTTCGCCACAGAGATCACTCTCCACCGTTGTATTGTGCGGTCCCTCTCCCAGGACACCGCTGACGCCTACCTCTCCCATATCTGCCGCTCTGCTGCCAAGACTCGCCTGATTTCCGCCATGGACTTTGTCAACCGTCTTCGTCCGATGCATCTGAGGTCATTCTGGCCGGCTGCCGCGCGGACGAACTTCGCTCTCATCGGATCCTTTGGTGTTTTGCTTCGAGTCACCGCTCCTACCAAAGAAGAGTCGGAGTTCTACCGTCTCCGACTGTGCGAATACAGGTGGACGCTGAGTGTGAGCAAGAAGGACGCTGAGTTCCTTGAATTCGCACTGGAAAGCCTCGACAGCGCGACCAACCTCGATCACTACGTCCCGGAGAAGCCCGGTATCGATGAGCTTATGACCAGCGCCGCTAAGCCTACCATTAATGCTTCCCGCTCGGGCGCGAACGCCCAGCTGGAGGACTCGATGGTCGAGCTGGAACAAACCGGCGAGAGCGGACGCGGGGGTACCTCGTCCGTTATCTCGGGTCTAGCATCTCCTGCAACCTCGATCAGCGATGACAGTGTACAAGACGCCTCAATTCCCCCGCTATAG